The DNA segment CGGAGGCGCTGTACGCCTTCCTCTCCGACCTGTCGAAGCACCGGGCCTTCCTGGAGCCGGACGCCCAGAACTTCCAGGGTGAGCCCGATCGGCACAGCTACATCATCGAGGTCATGGGGATGAAGATGCCCCAGGAACTGGTGGTGAAGGAGCGCGTGCCCAATCAGAAGGTGGTCCTGGTTCCCGGCGGAAAGAAGCTCTTCGACCACGAACTGCGCTTCGAGATCGCCCCGGCCGGCGCGGGCAGCACCCTTCGCGTGGTGGACGAGGCCGACATCCCGATGATGATGGCCATGATGGGCGCGGAGAAACTCCTGAAGGCCCAGCTGGACGCCGCCGTGGGGCGGATCCAGGGCCTGGCCGCGGCCGGCAAACTGGAAGGCTGAACCCCCTCGGACGGAGGTCCCATGCGCGTCGCTCTGCTCGCCGCCCTTCCCGCCCTGCTCTCCGCCCAGGAGACGGCCACGACGCTGAAGGACCAGAAGGCCCTGGCGGTCACGATCTACAACGACAATCGGGCGCTGGTGAAGGACACCCGCGACGTGCGCCTGACGAAAGGCGAGACGCGGCTGGCGTTCCAGGACGTGGCCGCCCAGATCCGGCCGGAGACGGCGCTTCTGCGGAATCTCACGGCGCCGAAGGATTTCTGGGTGGCGGAGCAGAACTTCGACTTCGACCTGCTCACGCCCCAGAAGCTGCTGGAGAAGTACGTCGGAGAGAAGGTCGTGGTGGTGCGGAGCGTCCAGAATGCGGACGGCGCCGGGGCGAAGGAGGTCCGCGAGGAGGCCACGGTCCTGGCCACCAACAGCGGCACCGTGCTCCAGTTCGCCGACCGCATCGAGACCACCGTGCCGGGGCGGATCGTCTTCCCCGGCGTGCCCGGCAACCTCCGCGCCCGGCCCACCCTCGTCATCACCCTGCACAGCGGCATCGAGCGGGAACAGAAGCTGGAGCTGAGCTACCTCACCGGCGGCCTCTCCTGGCGCGCCGACTACGTGGCGAACCTCGCCACTGACGAGAAGACCCTCGACCTCAGCGGCTGGGTGACCCTCACCAACCAGGGCAGCGTCCCCTTTCCCAACGCCACCCTCCAACTGGTGGCCGGGGATCTCAACCGGGCTCGGACACCTATGCCCGGTTCCGCGCCGGGGGGCATCGTGGGAAGCCTCATGAAGGCCGAGGCAGCTCCCCGCATGGCCGAAGAGAGCCTCTTCGAATACCACCTCTACACCCTCGACCGCCCCACTACGCTGGCGGCGAACCAGACGAAGCAGGTGGCCCTCCTGAGCGCGGCATCGGTGCCCGCGCGCAAGGAGTTCCTCCTGCAGGGACAGGACTACTACTACTCGGGAAGCTACGGGCTGGTGGAGGACAAGCGGAAGGTGGGCGTGTTCGTGGAGTTCGACAACAAGGAGGCGAGCCGCCTGGGGATGCCGCTGCCCAAGGGCGTCATCCGCGTCTACAAGCGCGACGGCGACGGCCGCGCCCAATTCGTGGGCGAGGACAATGTGGACCACACGCCGCAGAACGAGCGGGTGCGCCTCAAGCTGGGCGAAGCCTTCGACGTCACCGCCCGCCGCAAGCAGACGGACTACAAGAGCCTGGGAAAGCAGGGGAAGTTCGGTTCCGTCCACGAATCGGCCTTCGAAGTGGAGCTGAAGAACGCCAAGAAGGAACCCGTGACGGTGACGGTGCTGGAGCCCCTGCCGGGCGACTGGGAGGTGATCCAAAGCAGCCATCCCTGCACCAAATCCGCGGCCCACGAAGGGCGGTTCCAGGTGACGGTGCCCGCCGAGGGCCGTGCACTTCTCACCTACCGCGTGCGCGTGAAGTGGTGAACCTCCGCTGCAGGAACAGGTTCCTTCTCGGCCTGCTCTGCCTGGCTCCGCTCGGATTGAGCGCCCAGGGAACCTCCGAGGTGATCGCGGGAGCGGCCCTGGCGGCGGTCGGGGAGTGGCATGTGGGAGTCACCCAGGCGCCCTCCGACCTGCACGACTCCGTCACCGACGGGCGCAAGCGCGCCCTCGGTCTCGCCTTTCCATGCAAGCGGCCCCGGGGTGGCAGTTGCGTCCCCGCTACGACGATGGCCTGTTCTCAAGGGCCCAGGTGGTTCAGAGCGCCTATGGCGCGGCTACGGTGAAAACGGCGATCAAGCAGCGCCACCTGGGGCTGGATGTGCTGTACGCCCCCGTGGCCGACCGCTTCGCCGCGAGCCGGCCCTTCGTCTATGGCGGGGCGGGGGTGGGGATCATGCGGACTTGGCATGAGCGCGTGCTCACCGGCTATCTCAGGAGCCCCGGCCTTCCTGAACCGGCCCAAGAAGGGTCCTGGTCGGCGGCGGGGCGGATCGTCGCGGGAATCCAACTGCACCCGGCCCTGGGCGTCGAAGCCCAATTCCAATCCAGCAGCCACCACTTCGAGGAGCGCGACTACCGCGATACCTGCGTCACCTTGGGCGTGCGGATGTGGCCCGCCCTGCTGGTCATCGGGAGGCCATTCAGCCGGGGCAATTGATCCATACTGGCCCGCATGCCTCTGCCCGCCCGTTTCCTCGCCCGCCTCCGGCGGCTGCCGCTGCGGTTGAGGGGAAGGCTGGGCGGCGGAACGGAAGGGACGCATCCTTCCACGTTCAAGGGCGCGGGGCTCACCTTCGTGGAGAACCGCCCTTACGTGCCGGGGGACGACCCCCGCTTCATCAATTGGCCGCTGACGGCGCGGACGGGCGAACCCATCCTCAAGCGCTTCGAGAGCAGCCGGGATCTGGTGCTGTGGCTGGTGGTGGATCCGTCCCCCTCCATGTTCCTGGGCGATCCGGTATCGCCTCTGCGGTGGGCCCTGGAGCTGTGCGCCGCGGCCTGCGCCACCCTCCAGGCCACCGGGGATCGCATCGGGCTCGTAGTGCCCGGCGACGGCCGGACGCCCGCCCTCCGCCTCGTCCCCCGGCGAGGGCGGATCCACGGGCTCCGCATCCTGGAGACCCTCGCCGAGCGGGGGCCCTTCGTCCCCACGGAGGCCGCCTGGCGGGAGGCTCTGGGCCACTGGGGCGAGCACGGCAAGGGGCACCGCCTCTGGTTGTTCAGCAACGGCGCGGGGCTCCGCGGCCTGGCGCCGCTCCTCAAGCCCCTGGCCGCCCGGCATCGGCTGGTGTGGTTCGAACCCCGGGACCCCGAAAGCCGGAAAGCCGGGACTTGGCCGGATCCGGAATTCCCCCCCACCATCGAGCGGCAGCGATGGGACCTGCGGGAGGATCCCGTCGTGAAGCTGAACGCGTGGCTCCGGGCGGGAGGCGCATGAAAGCCGCCTTCCTCCTTCTCGCGGCGTGCGCGTCCCTCCCCGCCTCCCCCGCCTGGAAAGCGCCGGCCCAACTGAAGCTGGGAGACCTCCAGACCCTGGAACTGCGGGAGGAGGATCCGGCGAAGCCCGCCCTTCCCCGGCCCACCATGGAGGATCGCCTGGGGCCGCTGCGGGTTCGCGCAGTAGAACCCCTGGCCGACGGGCGGGGCTGGCGCTTTCGCGTCCAGGCCCTGGAGCCCGGCGTCGCGGTGGTCCCTCCCCTGGATCTGGGAAACGGCCAGCGGGCCCCCGGCTTGCGCCTTGAGGTTCCCCGCACGATCCCCTTCGGCGGGCCCTGGGTGGGATTCGGCGGGGGCAACGAGGATCTCCTCCCCGCCATCCCCTTTCCCTGGGCCTGGGCCTGTCTCGCGCTGGCGCCCCTCGTTCCCCTCGGGGCCTGGGGCTTCCATCGCTGGCGCCGGGCGTCCGCCGGACGCCGCCTGCACCGCGCCGTCCGGGCATTCCGCCGCCATTGGCCTCCTGAAAACCGGGATCGTCCGGCGCTGGACGCCGCCCACGACCTGGGCCGGGACCTGCTGTCTGCCCGGTTCGGGGAGGTCGCCCGCGCCTGGGGCCCGGCGGAATTCCAGGCCCGCAACCTGGGCCCCTGGGACCAGTGGGTCCGCAGCCTCGACGCGGCCCGGTTCGGGCGCACGGAGCCGCCCTTCCCTCCCGCCGACGCCCTGGCCGCGGCCCTGGACGCCCGGGGCGGGCGGGCGGACGCGCCATGATCGGCCTCCGGTATCCCCTCCTCCTGCTGCTGGCAGTTCCCCTGGTGGGATGGGCCTGGCGCGCCGCCTACCGCTGGGGGATCCCCGCGTCGCGGCCCTCGGGCGCCTTGGCCCGACTCACCGCCCACTGGCTCCCGCCGCTGGCGGCGCTGATTCTCGGGTTGGCCGCCGCGGGACCCGAATGGCGCCGCCCCATCCGGGGCGCGGCGCCCGTAGTGGATTTCGCCGTGGTCCTCGACGGCAGCAGCAGCATGCGGATCCTGGACCGACCCGAGGAGAATCGCTGGACCGCGGCCCGGCGCCTGCTCGCGCAATTCGTCCGCCGCCGGCCCGACGACCGCTTCGCCCTCGTCCTGTTCAGCGCCCATCCGGTGACCCTGAGCCCCCTGACCGCGGACCACGCGCGCCTGCTCGGAACCCTCGCCCATTTGGACCTGGAGAGCCGGGACGACGGCACCGCCATCGGATCGGCCCTGATGACCGCCGTCCGCCGCCTGGAGGACAGCCCCGCCCGCAGCCGAGTGATCCTGCTGATCACCGACGGGGTGCAGAACCGCGGGCGGGTCACGCCGGGAGAGGCCGCGGAGGAGGCCCGCCGCAGCGGCATCCGCATCCACACCGTCGCCATCGGATCCACGGGCGAGAGCCTGGTTCCCCTGGAGGGCGGCGGTTTCGCCCGCCTGCGCGTGGAAGTGGACCACGCGGCCCTGGCTGAGGTCGCCCGCGCCACAGGCGGAGAATCCTTCAGCGCGGAGGACCCGGGCGGGCTGGCTCGCAGCCTGGCGGCGGTGGACCGCCTGGAGCGGACCCTCCTGCCCGTGGATCCGCCCACCGAGGGTCGCCCCCTGGCCCGCTGGTGCCTGGGGCTCGCCGCGCTCTTGATCGCGCCTCTGGCCGGCGACCTCGCCTTCAAGCGGGGCCGGCCGCGGCCCGCCTGGATGGAGGCGCCGTGAGCCTTCCGTTCACCCACCCGTGGGCGCTGGCGCCCTTCGGAGCCGCGGCGCTCCTCGCGCTGGGACTCGCCCTCCGCGCCCATCTGCGCCCGGGCCTCGGCGTCCAGGTGGTGGGACAGCGTCCCCTGTGGCAGGGCCTGGGGATGGCGCTGGTCCTCGCGGGACTGGGCCTCGGACTGGCGGAACCCCGATGGGGCCTGCCGGACGCGCCGCGCTTGACGATCCACGTCGTGCTCGACGCCAGCCGGTCCATGGGCGCGACGGACGCGGAGGGGGGCGCCACTCGGTGGGACGCGGCCGTGGCCGCCCTCGAGCGACTGTGGTCGAAGCCCCAACCCGGCCAGCGCTGGAGCCTGGACCTGCTGACGGGCGATGCCATCCCCGTCCTGCCGCCGGGGGAGGACCGGACCCTGCTGCGGGAAAGCCTCCGTGCCGTCGCGCCCGGCGAAGTCGGGTCGCCGGGGACGAGCCTGGGCCGGGGCCTGCTCCAAGTGGCCAAGGAGGCGGATCGGGAAGGCCCGGCGGTGATCCTCCTCCTGAGCGACGGCGAAGAGACCTGGGAGGCCGCCGAGGACGCCCTCCAACGGGCCGCCGCCGGTCTCCGGAAAGCGCGCCTCCCCCTCTACGCCCTGGCCTTCGGCGACGGCCAGCCCCATCCCGTCCCTTCCCGGAACGACGCGGCCCCCCCCTCGCGGGAGCCCGCCATCAGCACCGCGCGACCCGACCTTCTCGTCCGCCTGGCGGAGGCTTCGGGCGGGCGCGTCTTCCCCAGCGCGGAGGCTGCCGAAGCGGGTCTGCAAGCCCTGGCCGCGGGGCAGGCGCCCCTTCCCGCGCGGCGGTCCCTCCAGCCCGCCCATCCCGAGGCCGGCGCCTGGCTCGCCCTGGCCGGCCTCGCCCTGTGGCTGGCCTTCGCGGGAAAGCCCATGGCCCGGTGGCGGCCCATCCTGCTGCTGATCCTCGCCTTCGGACCCGCGGCCCGCGCCCAGGGCCCGCCCACGTGGGCTCCTCCCACCGTCAAGGCCTGGCTGGCCCAGCGCGCCCTGGAGGACGGCGATCTGCCCCGGGCGCGGCGCTGGCGCCCCTCCGACGGGCGGCCCACCCACCTCCTGCTCGCGGCCCAGATCGATCTCCAGGCCGGCCTTCCTGACGAGGCCCTTCGCACCCTGTCCCCCCTCCTTGGTCAGGGCGTGCCGCGGCCCCTGCCCGACTGGCGGGCCCCGGCGCTTCTCCTGGCGGCCCGCGCCCACCTCGGCGCCAGCCGGCCGGAGGAGGCCCGCGCCCTCCTGGAGCGCCTGCTTCTGGAGCAGCCGGGCCAACGGGAGGCCGTCCACGACCTCCAGACCCTGGTGAAGGACGCCGTCCCCCCGCCCCCGGATCCCAAGAAACCTCCCCCGCCGCCTCCGCCCCGCCCCAGCCAGGGGGCCCAGGAGGACGAGCTGGAAGGCCTCAAGCAACGCCTCCCGAGGCCCAACAAGGCGCCGGGAGGCGTGAAGGACATCTAAAAATCGGAACTGCGGCTACTTGGAGCCCAGCCACGCCGCGAACTCGGTTCCGGTCCGGAACGCGCCCACCTGCCGGCGGATCTCCTTGCCGTTCTCGTCCAGGATCACCAGGGTGGGATAGGCGCTCAGCTTGAAGGTGTCGGCCAGCTTGGTGCCTTCGGGCAGGGGGGTGCCGTCCCGCTTCTGCACCAGGGAGGAGAAGGGCACCACCTTGGCGAGGGCGGCCTGGCCTTCGGCGCTGGGGAAGACGCTCTTCTGCAGGTACTGGCAGGGGCCGCACCACTCGGCCCACAGGTCCATGAAGATCACCTTCTTCTCGGCCTTGGCGCGCTTGAGGGCGGCCTGGTAGTCGTGCTCCCACTTCACGGGGCCCTGGGCCGCCAGGGGCGCGACGATGAGCAGAAGGGCGGCGAGGGCTTTCATGCTGGCTCCGGAAAGGGGCGGACGATCCGCAGGGGTTGGATGGAAAGGGCAGGAAAACCGTTCCCGGCTCCAGGATACTCCCCGCTAATCCCCGCCGCCGCCGGGCCGTAATCCCATTCGACGGCAAGCCAAGCCCGTCCCCTTTCCCAGGAGGCCGCCCCATGCGCGCCATCATGATCCCGCTGGCCCTGGCGGCCGGCCTCAGTCTTCCCCTGTCCGCGCAGACCGCGCGGTTCATCAAGGTGGACATCGTCTCCAAGTCCATGCACGAGCACGCCATGAAGAAGGGCGTCGACGGCCCCACCGAGGTGCACGTCCGCATGCCCATCAGCCTGGCCAAGGGCGTCCTCGACCTGGCCGGCGACAGCGAAATCAAGGTGAACGGAGAGACCAAAAAGGGCATGAAGCCCGATCAGCTCCAGAAGCTGCTGTCCGACGCCAAGCCGGGCGACCTGCTGCTGGAACTCACCACGGACAAGGGCGATCACATCCGCGTGGCCGTCGAGTAGCCGGGAGCCCGGTCCGTGTCAGCCAAGGCCCCGCTCCGGCGGGGCTTCTTGTGTACGCTGGAGCCATGGAATCCACGACCGAACTCCGAGTGCGCTACGCCGAGACGGATGCGATGGGCATCGTTCATCACGCCACGTATCCCGTTTGGATGGAGCTGGGCCGCAGCGACTTCCTGCGGGAGCTGGGGCAGAGCTACGCCGAATGGGAGGCCCGGGGGGTGCGGCTGGTGGTCAATGAGATCCGGGTGCGCTTCCGGTCCCCGGCCCGCTACGACGAGCTGGTGCAGGTCCGGACCCACCTCCAGGAAGCGGGGCGCCGCCGGATCGTCTTCGGCTACCGCATCGAACGGGACGGCGTGCTGCTGGCCGAGGGCGAAAGCGTCCACCTGGTGGCGGGCTCCGACAACCGGGCCCGGGTCCTCCCCGACGACCTGCTCGCCCTGGTGCAGGCGCGTTGACCGCTTGGGGAGCCGCCCCAAAGATGGTTTCCTAGACGGATGCGGATGCGTCCCATCTCCCTGTTCAACACCCTGACCCGGAAGGTCGAGCCGGTGGTCCCGGTGGCCCCGGGCAGCGTGTCGCTGTACACCTGCGGGCCCACGGTCTACAACTACGCCCACATCGGGAACCTGCGGACCTTTCTGTTCCAGGACCTGCTGAAACGGACGTTCCGGGGCGCGGGCTACGAGGTCCGCCACTGCATGAACATCACGGACGTGGAGGACAAGATCATCCGCGATTCCCAGGGGGATCTCCCGGCGGATGCCCCCAACGAGGCCCGGCACGCGGCCATGGGCGCCCTCACCGACCGCTTCACCACCATCTTCATCGAGGATCTGGAAACGCTCCGGATCCAGCGGGCGGACTTCCTGCCCCGGGCCACGGCCTACATCCCCCAGATGATCCGCCTCGTCCAGGACCTGGAAGCGCGGGGCCTGGCCTACGCCCGCGAGGGCAGCGTCTACTACCGGATCGCCGGCCTGCCCCAGTACGGCTGCCTGGCCCACCTGGACCGGGAGGGGATGCAGGCGGGAGCCTCCGTGGACGCGGACGAATACGAGCGCGACTCGGTCACCGACTTCGTCCTGTGGAAGGCCGCCAAGCCCGGCGAGCCCTGGTGGGACAGCCCCTGGGGCCCCGGGCGTCCCGGCTGGCACATCGAGTGCTCCGCCATGGGAATGGAACTGCTGGGCGAGCGGGTGGACATCCACAGCGGCGGGGTGGATCTGATCTTCCCCCACCACGAGAACGAGATCGCCCAGAGCGAAGGCTGCCTCGGCCACAAGTGGGTGAACCACTGGGTGCATGGCGAATTCCTGATGGTCGAAGGCCAGAAGATGGCCAAGAGCCTGGGGAATTTCTTCACCCTGCGTGACTTGGTCGCCAAGGGCATCGACCCCATCTCCCTGCGCTACGCCATCCAGAGCAACCACTACCGGAAGGTCCTCAACTTCAGCTTCGAGGGGCTGCGCGCCGCCGACAACTCCCTGAAGCGGATCCGCGCCTTCCGCAAGCGGATGGAGGGCGAGGGCCAGGCCGGCGGCGGCCCCTGGAAGGAAGCGGTCGATCCCGCGGCGCGCCTCACCGAGGCCCGGGAGGCTTTCTGGAACGCCCTGGCGGACGACCTCAATACGCCCGAGGCCCTGGCCGCGATCTTCACCCTCATCAGCGACCTCAACGCCCAGGATGACCACGCGGCCCTCACCCGGGACGAGCGGGACGCCGTCCTGGCCTTCCTCGACGAGGCGGATGGAGTCTTCGCGGCCTGGCCCCACGAGAAGGCCAGCCTGGACGCCGAGGTGGAGGCCCTCGTGGAGGCCCGCCGTGCCGCCAAAGCCGCCAAGGATTGGCCCGCCGCGGACCGCGTCCGCGACGAACTGAAGGCCATGGGCATCGTCCTCGAGGACCGGAAGGACGGCACCGTGGGCTGGCGCCGCGCCTGACCTAGCGGCTGAGCCGCTTCAGGGCGATGGCGAGGAACTCGGGAGGCCCGGGGAGGAGGCCCGCGTCCGCGACGGCGTTCTGGCCTTCCTGCGTCAGAAGGAAGTGGGCCACCTCGTTGACGGCCGGGGGAAGCGGCTCGCCCGGCGTCCGGTTCAGGTAGGCGTAGAACAGCCGCGGCATGGGGTACTTGCTGGTGGTCACGGCCTCCTGGCTGGGAAAGCGCGCGTCCTCGCCGTGGTGGGGAACCACCGGAATCACCTTGTTGGCGAAGTACCAGGACGCCATGGTCCCGAAGGCGATGCCCGCCCGGTCGGTCATCACCGCTTCGGCCAGGGACGAGGGATCGTCCCGCACGAGAATGCCGGGCCGGTACTCGCCCTTGAGTAGGGCCTTCTCCGCGAAGGAAGCGCGGGTTGCGTTCCCCTCGCCCCGGGCGTAGGCGTTGATGGGCAGCTTGGCCCACTCGCCCTTCAGCCCCAGGTCGCCCCACACCGCGGCGGGGGTCTTGGCTCCGCCGAGCCGGCCCTTCGAATAGATGGCGTCCAGCTGTTCCATGGTGATGGAGGTGAGGGGATTGGTCTTGTGGACGAAGACGATGTTCGCGTCCAGGCACACGGGGATGCGCATGGGCAGGTAGCCGAACTTGCCCTGGAAGGCCTTCGCTTCGTCGGCGGTCAGCTCCCGGTCCGCCAGGACCAGCAGGGCCGAGCCCTCCGTGAACGCCTTCACCAGGCTGTCCATCGGCTTCGATCGGTACACCAGCTTGGCGTCGGGGTGGATCTTCCGGAACGCGGACACCCATTCCTCGCCGAGGTCGCCCAGCTCGTCCGTCCCCAGCAGCTCGAAGGGCCCCTTCACCGCCGCGGCGGCCTGGTAGCGGGGCACGGAAGCGGGGACCTTGGCCCGCACCTGTGCCGTCTGCGCCTGCAGCAGGCCGGAGCAGGACGCACCCGCCGCCAGGATCAGTCCGGGGAGCAGTCGGTTCATGCGCATGGGAATCCTTTTCCGCGGCGGGACACCATACATGCCCTATGGG comes from the Geothrix sp. 21YS21S-4 genome and includes:
- a CDS encoding DUF4139 domain-containing protein, with amino-acid sequence MRVALLAALPALLSAQETATTLKDQKALAVTIYNDNRALVKDTRDVRLTKGETRLAFQDVAAQIRPETALLRNLTAPKDFWVAEQNFDFDLLTPQKLLEKYVGEKVVVVRSVQNADGAGAKEVREEATVLATNSGTVLQFADRIETTVPGRIVFPGVPGNLRARPTLVITLHSGIEREQKLELSYLTGGLSWRADYVANLATDEKTLDLSGWVTLTNQGSVPFPNATLQLVAGDLNRARTPMPGSAPGGIVGSLMKAEAAPRMAEESLFEYHLYTLDRPTTLAANQTKQVALLSAASVPARKEFLLQGQDYYYSGSYGLVEDKRKVGVFVEFDNKEASRLGMPLPKGVIRVYKRDGDGRAQFVGEDNVDHTPQNERVRLKLGEAFDVTARRKQTDYKSLGKQGKFGSVHESAFEVELKNAKKEPVTVTVLEPLPGDWEVIQSSHPCTKSAAHEGRFQVTVPAEGRALLTYRVRVKW
- a CDS encoding DUF58 domain-containing protein, with the translated sequence MPLPARFLARLRRLPLRLRGRLGGGTEGTHPSTFKGAGLTFVENRPYVPGDDPRFINWPLTARTGEPILKRFESSRDLVLWLVVDPSPSMFLGDPVSPLRWALELCAAACATLQATGDRIGLVVPGDGRTPALRLVPRRGRIHGLRILETLAERGPFVPTEAAWREALGHWGEHGKGHRLWLFSNGAGLRGLAPLLKPLAARHRLVWFEPRDPESRKAGTWPDPEFPPTIERQRWDLREDPVVKLNAWLRAGGA
- a CDS encoding VWA domain-containing protein, with the translated sequence MIGLRYPLLLLLAVPLVGWAWRAAYRWGIPASRPSGALARLTAHWLPPLAALILGLAAAGPEWRRPIRGAAPVVDFAVVLDGSSSMRILDRPEENRWTAARRLLAQFVRRRPDDRFALVLFSAHPVTLSPLTADHARLLGTLAHLDLESRDDGTAIGSALMTAVRRLEDSPARSRVILLITDGVQNRGRVTPGEAAEEARRSGIRIHTVAIGSTGESLVPLEGGGFARLRVEVDHAALAEVARATGGESFSAEDPGGLARSLAAVDRLERTLLPVDPPTEGRPLARWCLGLAALLIAPLAGDLAFKRGRPRPAWMEAP
- a CDS encoding VWA domain-containing protein; amino-acid sequence: MSLPFTHPWALAPFGAAALLALGLALRAHLRPGLGVQVVGQRPLWQGLGMALVLAGLGLGLAEPRWGLPDAPRLTIHVVLDASRSMGATDAEGGATRWDAAVAALERLWSKPQPGQRWSLDLLTGDAIPVLPPGEDRTLLRESLRAVAPGEVGSPGTSLGRGLLQVAKEADREGPAVILLLSDGEETWEAAEDALQRAAAGLRKARLPLYALAFGDGQPHPVPSRNDAAPPSREPAISTARPDLLVRLAEASGGRVFPSAEAAEAGLQALAAGQAPLPARRSLQPAHPEAGAWLALAGLALWLAFAGKPMARWRPILLLILAFGPAARAQGPPTWAPPTVKAWLAQRALEDGDLPRARRWRPSDGRPTHLLLAAQIDLQAGLPDEALRTLSPLLGQGVPRPLPDWRAPALLLAARAHLGASRPEEARALLERLLLEQPGQREAVHDLQTLVKDAVPPPPDPKKPPPPPPPRPSQGAQEDELEGLKQRLPRPNKAPGGVKDI
- a CDS encoding thioredoxin family protein; translation: MKALAALLLIVAPLAAQGPVKWEHDYQAALKRAKAEKKVIFMDLWAEWCGPCQYLQKSVFPSAEGQAALAKVVPFSSLVQKRDGTPLPEGTKLADTFKLSAYPTLVILDENGKEIRRQVGAFRTGTEFAAWLGSK
- a CDS encoding thioesterase family protein; its protein translation is MESTTELRVRYAETDAMGIVHHATYPVWMELGRSDFLRELGQSYAEWEARGVRLVVNEIRVRFRSPARYDELVQVRTHLQEAGRRRIVFGYRIERDGVLLAEGESVHLVAGSDNRARVLPDDLLALVQAR
- the cysS gene encoding cysteine--tRNA ligase, yielding MRPISLFNTLTRKVEPVVPVAPGSVSLYTCGPTVYNYAHIGNLRTFLFQDLLKRTFRGAGYEVRHCMNITDVEDKIIRDSQGDLPADAPNEARHAAMGALTDRFTTIFIEDLETLRIQRADFLPRATAYIPQMIRLVQDLEARGLAYAREGSVYYRIAGLPQYGCLAHLDREGMQAGASVDADEYERDSVTDFVLWKAAKPGEPWWDSPWGPGRPGWHIECSAMGMELLGERVDIHSGGVDLIFPHHENEIAQSEGCLGHKWVNHWVHGEFLMVEGQKMAKSLGNFFTLRDLVAKGIDPISLRYAIQSNHYRKVLNFSFEGLRAADNSLKRIRAFRKRMEGEGQAGGGPWKEAVDPAARLTEAREAFWNALADDLNTPEALAAIFTLISDLNAQDDHAALTRDERDAVLAFLDEADGVFAAWPHEKASLDAEVEALVEARRAAKAAKDWPAADRVRDELKAMGIVLEDRKDGTVGWRRA
- a CDS encoding PstS family phosphate ABC transporter substrate-binding protein; protein product: MNRLLPGLILAAGASCSGLLQAQTAQVRAKVPASVPRYQAAAAVKGPFELLGTDELGDLGEEWVSAFRKIHPDAKLVYRSKPMDSLVKAFTEGSALLVLADRELTADEAKAFQGKFGYLPMRIPVCLDANIVFVHKTNPLTSITMEQLDAIYSKGRLGGAKTPAAVWGDLGLKGEWAKLPINAYARGEGNATRASFAEKALLKGEYRPGILVRDDPSSLAEAVMTDRAGIAFGTMASWYFANKVIPVVPHHGEDARFPSQEAVTTSKYPMPRLFYAYLNRTPGEPLPPAVNEVAHFLLTQEGQNAVADAGLLPGPPEFLAIALKRLSR